Genomic DNA from Clavibacter michiganensis:
CGTCATCCCCCGATGCGGCCGACGGGCGGCGTCGGTCCCGTGCGGTCCCCCGCCCGGATCCCCTGACTCCGCTGCGATCATCCTCTCATCCATCGCCCGAGGAAATACGATGGGTGCTCCGGCGTCCCGTCGCATGTCCGCGCGGCGCATCCGACTGGCGACGCCGCCCGCGCCCCGTTACGGTGCGGCTGACCCCACGCACGAGCACGGCCGCACCGGCCGCACGAGGAGAGACCGTGTCGACCGCACCCGAGCACGTCCCGACCGAGCGCCGCATCACCCGGCTGGCGATCGAGACCTCCATCGGCCTGGCCTGGAACGCCGAGGGCGAGCTCCGCGGGCTGCCTCCGCTGGCCTGGCAGCTCGGCGGCCCGTGGGAGGGCGTGCACTTCTCGGGCGACGCCGACGCGTACGCGCCCGAGGTGCGGCGCGACGTCATCGAGTCGTGGATCGCCGGGCTCGGCCTCGCCGACGCCATCGACCTCACCGACGGCCCGCTCGCGCGCCGCGGCGACGACATGGTCTGGACGGGCGTGATCGACGAGGTCGTGTTCGAGCTCCGCTACCCGGCGGAGTGCGCGGATCCCGCGGGCCCGGAGGACTAGCCGGCGGGGGTGCCGCGCTCGCGCCACCCGGATCCGTCGCGCTCCAGCTCGATGAGCTGCCCGTTCGCCCACACCAGCGACCGCGTGAGCGCGGGCGACCGGCCGAGCGCGGTGAGGTAGAGCACGCGCAGCAGGTAGCCGTGGGCGACCACGAGGGTGGTGCGCGGATCCGCCGCCACGTCCTCGAGCACCGCGCGCGCCCGCACCGCCGCCGCCGCCCACGTCTCGCCGCCGCCGGGCGCCGCGGGCTCGCCGTCGTCGCCCGTGAGCCAGGCCGCGAACGCCGGGCCGTGCACGGGCCCGCGGAGCTCGTCGCGCGTGATCCCCTCGAACCCGCCGAAGTCGAGCTCCACCAGCTCGGCGCGCGGCTCGGGCACGACGCCCGGCGCGACGCCCTGCTCCTGCAGGATCCGCGCGGTGCTGCGGGCGCGCGCGAGCGTGCTCACGAGGATCCGCTCCACGCCCTCCCCGCGCAGCCGGTCCGCGAGGGGCGCGAGCTGCTCCGCCGCGTCGTCGCCGACGTCCACGTCGGTGCGCGAGTTGTAGCGGTACTCCCGGTTCCAGGGCGTCTGCGCGTGCCGGGTGAGGAGCAGGCGCGCGGGCGTCGCCGGGGAGATCTGCATGGGTCCATCCAACCGGGATCCCGCCGGCGACGGCGCGCTCCCGTCGCCGCCCGACCGACCCGTGCGTCGCCGGACTAGCGTCGAAGGGGATGACCGAGAGCCGGACCCGCGCCGCGACGCCCGCGGTCCGCGTCGCGTTCGCGGCGGCGAGCGCCGCGTACCTCCTGAACTGCGCCATCGGGATCGCGGCGGCCACCCGGATCCTGCCGCCCCGCCCCGAGCTCCGCCTCCACCACCGCGCGTACGTGCTGACGAGCGCGCTCACCGCGCTCGCGCTCGCGTCGCCGCTGTGGGCCGGGTCGTCCGCGCGGCCCACAGCCGTCCGCGCCGCCCTCCGCCTCGCCCCGGCCCTGATCCCGCTCGCCGCGCTCCCCGCGGTCGGCACGCGCACCCGTCGGCACCCCGCCGTCGCCCTGACCGCCGCGCCCTGGTACGCCCGGGGCATCCTCGCCACCTGGAGCTGACGCATCGACTTCCTCGACGTCCTGCGCGCCCGGAGGACCACCAACGGCGCCTTCCTGCCCGACCCCGTGAGCGAGGAGCACCAGCGGCTCCTGATGGAAGTCGCCGGCCGCGCCCCCTCGCAGCTCAACAGCCAGCCGTGGCGCTTCGTGCTCGTCGAGGAGCGGGAGACGATCGAGCGGATCGCCGACATCAGCGGCGCGAGCATGACCGAGACGATGTCGAACGGCACCTTCTTCGAGCGCTACAAGCACCACTTCCGCGTCTCGCAGGAGGAGATGGACGCGCGCCGCGACGGCATGCTCTTCGACCGGCTGCCCGCTGCTCATCGGCGTGATGCTCGACCGCGCCGAGGAGCGCCCCGAGTCGCTCGCGTCCTTCTACTCGACGTTCTCGATGGGCGCCGCGATGGAGAACGTGTGGCTGACCACGGGCGCCATCGGCATGGGGATCCAGTTCATCTCGTTCCCGATGGAGATCCGGGAGCAGTGGGCCCGCGTCGAGGAGCTGCTGCGCGTGCCGCCGGAGCTCGAGCTCAAGGCCGTGTACCGCCTCGGCTACCTGCCGCCGGAGGCCCGCCGCCCCGCGATCGACTGGTCGAGCCGCGAGCGGAAGCGCCCGTCGCAGTACGTGTTCCGCGGGACGTGCGAGACGCCGCAGGAGGGGTGGGACGAGCCGGCGGCGGGCTGATCCCGCGGACCGCGCGCCTCGTTCTGGGGGCGCGGGCGGGCGCTGATCGGGGCGGGGCCGCGGATCCGCCCCCGTAGGGTCGGAGCATGGCCAGCGGCGCGTGGGTGCGGATCCCGTCCCCGGGCACCCGGCAGCGCTGGCTGCTCACGTTCGGCTCGCTCGCCATCGTGTCCCTCTTCCTCTGGACGCCCGTCGGCGGGCTCACGCGCGTCGTCGACGAGGCGGTCGGCCCGTCGCCGCTCATCCGGGTGGGCCTGCCGATCCTCGTAGCGCTCGCCGTGCTCGGCATCGCGTACCTGGTCGTCGCCGAGCGCACGCAGCCGCCCGCGGTCGACGTCGCGCGCGGCGTCCTCCGCATCGGGCGCAAGGAGTGGGGCTTCTCGGAGATCACGGGCGCCCGGATCGAGCTGACCGGCGGGGAGGGCGACGACACCCTGATCCTGCGCCTCTCGACCACCGGCGGCGAGAGCTGCGGCGTCGTCGTCTCCTCCCGCGAGGGCGTGCGGCTCGCCGACGACCAGCGCGATGCGCTCCTCGCGGCGATCCGCGGATCCCGCATCGCGCCGCCCCGCTCGAAGGACGATCCGCACGGCCGGTTCGCGCACGTCGAGTTCCCGGGGCACCTGACGCTGGAAGACACCGCGGCCCTCGTGGACGGCAGCGGGACCGCCGACCCGACCGCGGCGCTCCCCGGGCGGGGTCTCGGGTCGGGTGCGCGCAACGTCCACCGGGCGGGCACGACGCCCCGCGTCCCGCGCCAGAGCGCCCGTTCCCAGTACGTCATCGCCGCCTTCGCGATGCTCCTCGGACTCGGCGCGACCGTGGTCTCGGTGTTCCACCCGGACGCGCTCTTCGGCCGCCAGGGCATCCCCGTGATCGGCATCGCGATCGTCATGCTGCCCGGCGGGATCGCCTATGCGCTCGTCATCCGGCGCGATGCGCGCCGGGCCGCGGAGCAGCGCGCCGCAGCCGCGCATGCCGCTCAGGAGGCCGCCGACGCGGACGCACCCGCCCGCCCCGCCGACGGGAGCTGACGCGTGGCCGACGACGGGTGGGTGCGGATCCCGCCACCCAGCTACCGGCAGCGCCTGCTCTTCGGCAGCGGCTGGTTCCTCCTCATCGTCTGGGTGAGCTCGAATCCCCTCGGCCTCCTCGGCCGCCGCGTGGAGGACGCCGTCGGTGGCGGCTGGATCACGGTGGCAGCCACAGTCCTGCTCGGCGTCGTCGCCGCGGGAGGGCTCCTCCTCCTCGTCATCACGCGCCTCGCACCCGGACTCGACCTCGACGGCGGCCGCGGCGTCCTCCGCCTCCGCGGCCGGGAGCGCCCGTTCACCGACCTCGTCGGCGCGCGCATCGAGCTGGCGCCGCGGCCGCGGGAGTCCCGCTACGACAAGCCCCGGAAGCGTCAGCGGCGGGATCCGCTCGTTCTCCGACTCGACCTCGACGGCGGCGCCCGGTTCCGCGTCGTGCTCGCGATCGGCTCGACCGGCACGCTCTCGGCCGCGCGGACGGCGGCGCTCTCGCGGCTGTGCGCGGATCCCGGATCCAAGCGCCCACCGCCTCCTACGACCCGGACGGCCGCTTCACCCACCTCAACTTCCCGGGGAGCCTCGACCGGGACGACGCGCTGAACCTAATCGAGGATCCGCAGAGCGCCAGCGTCCTGCCGAGCTGACGCGGGCGACGCCCCGTCAGACCCGCAGGGAGAACGCCGCCAGCCCCTGCTCCGCGTGCGGCGTGAAGCCGAGCGCGCGATAGAAGGGGTGCGAGCGGTCGCCGTCCTCGGTGCCGCCCGCGTCGGTCGTGAGCACGAGGAGGACGCCCGCCGGCTGGCTCGCGCGCACGTGCTCGAGGAGGGCGCGGCCGATCCCGGCGCGCTGCACGTCGGGGCGCACGAGGAGGTCCTGCACGTAGCAGATCGAGACCCCGTCGCCCACGGTGCGCACGAGGCCGACGAGCAGGCCTCCGGCGTCGCGCGCGGTGGCGACGAGGGCGGATCCGGCGAGCGCCCGCTCGAGCCGCTCGGGGTCGCGCGCGTAGACGCTCCAGCCGACGGATCCGTAGAGGTCGAGCAGCTCGTCGCGGGCGGGGATCTCGACGGCGATGGGGATCACCCCGACACCGTATCGACCTGTGGACTCCGCGCACGCCCGATTGCCGAGGCTCGATACGGTCGCGGTTCCGCCCGCCAACCCTTCCGACGAGAGCTGTCCATGCACCAGTCGCGCCATGCCTGCACGTCCTCATCACGTCGGAGCCGGTCCGGGTCCCTCGCCGTCGCCTCGCTGGCCGTCGCGGCCGTCGCCGCGTCCGGCCTCGGCGCCGCCCTCCTCGCCCCGGCGAGCGCCTTCGCCGCCACCGCCACCGTCGGCCTCGGCACCGCCGCCTCGTACTCGGTGCTCGCCGGCCAGGGCGTCACCAACACCGGCCCCACCACCCTCTCGGCGGATCTCGGCACCAGCCCCGCGGCGTCCGTCACGGGCTTCCCGCCGGGCGTCGTCGGCGGCGCCACGCACGCGGCCGACGCCGCGGCCGGCCAGGCCCAGTCCGACCTCACCACCGCCTACGACGACGCGGCCGGCCGCCCCACCACCGCCGCGGTGCCCGCCGACCTCGTCGGATCCACCCTCACGCCCGGCGTCTACACGGCGGCCGGCCCGCTCGCCAACACCGGCACCGTCACGCTCGACGCGCAGGGCGACCCGTCGGCCGTCTTCGTCATCCAGGCCCCGTCGTCGCTCACCACCGGCTCCGGCAGCCGGGTGTCGCTCGTCAACGGCGCCCAGGCCTGCAACGTGTTCTGGCAGGTCTCGAGCTCGGCGTCGCTCGGCACGGGCTCCGGCTTCGCGGGCACGATCCTCGCGCTCACGAGCGTCTCGGTCGGCACGGGCGCCACGGTCGACGGCCGAGCGCTCGCGCGCAACGGCTCGGTCACCCTCGACGACGACGCGTTCACCTCCTCCACCTGCGGCACCACCACGTCGCCCATCGGCTCGGGCAGCACGCCCGTCGTCACCCCGACGCCGGCGCCCTCGTCCACGCCGGCGCCCTCGCCCACCCCGGGCGGCGGATCCACCGGCGGAGGCACCGACGGCGGCACCGGCGGAGGCACCGGCGGCTCGACCGGCGGATCCACGCCCACCCCGTCGCCCACGCCCACCTCCGGCGTGCCGACGTCCACCACCCCGCCCGGCGACGTGCCTCCCCCGGCCGGCCACCTCCCCCGCACCGGTGGCGACGGGGCGCGCCTCGCGCTCGAGCTCGGCCTCGGCGCCGCGGCCCTCGCGGCCGGCATCGTGGCGGTGATCGCGGTGCGCGTGCGCCGCCGCCGGCACTAGCCGCCACCGCGGCACCGCATCACCGGACGCCCGTCCCCGCCTCGCGCGGGGGCGGGCGTCCGTCATGCGCACGGCCCGGACGCGGAGGAGGAGCCGGGCTAGGGTCGGCAGCAGGAGCGACGACGCTCCGATCCACCAGTCGACGAGGACCACCATGACGACGACGAGCCGCCCCGCGCGAAGCCCCTCCGCCGACCGGCCGCCCCGTCCCCGCCGCTCCCGCATGGCCCGCCGCGAGGCCGTCGCCGGCTACCTCTTCATCAGCCCGTGGATCATCGGGTTCCTCGTCTTCACGCTCGGCGCGATGGCCTACAGCCTCGTGGTGTCGTTCAGCGACTACAACCTCGCGACCGACGTCGCGACCCCGGTCGGCACCGAGAACTACGAGCGCCTCTTCTCGGATCCGCGCGTGGCGCTGAGCCTCGGCAACACGCTCTTCTACGCGATCCTCGCCGTGCCGTTCGAGGTGTGCCTCGCGCTCCTGCTCGCGATCCTCCTCGCCCGCCTCGGCCGCGGCGCCGGCATCTTCCGCACCCTCTACTACCTGCCGAAGATGACCCCGACGGTCGCCACCGCGAGCGTCTTCCTGCTGCTGCTCAACGGCAACACGGGTGCCGTGAACCAGGGGCTCGAGGCGATCGGCATCGACGGCCCGCAGTGGCTCATCGACCCCGCGTGGGTGAAGCCGTCCATCGTGCTCATGACGCTGTGGGGCGTGAGCGGCACCATGGTGATCTTCCTCGCCGCCCTCAAGGACGTGCCGCGCGAGCTCTACGAGGTCTCCGCGCTCGACGGCGCCGGCCCCGTGCGGCAGTTCTTCGCGATCACCGTGCCCATGATCTCCGGCGCCATCTTCTTCAACGTCGTCGTCCTGACGATCGCCGCGCTGCAGGTCTTCGACCAGGCCTACCTGCTCTTCTGGCGGGATCAGACGAACGCGTCGCCCGACTCGTCCCTGTTCTACGGGGTCTACCTGTTCCAGCAGGCGTTCCGCTCGTTCGACTTCGGGTTCGCGGCCGCGATGGCGTGGCTGCTGTTCGTGATCGTGCTGGTCATCACGCTCGTCCAGGTGAAGCTGAGCAACCGGGTCGTCTACTACGAGGGGGACCGCTGATGGCCGTCACCGACCGCACCCCGGACGCCGCCGCGACGCCGGACGCCGTGCCGGCCGCCACCGGGGATCCGCGCCTCGCCGCCGCCCTCACGCCGCTGCCGTCGCGGGATCCGTCGCCCGGCGGCCGCGACCCCGACCGCGTCCGCCGCGTGCGCTCCCGCATCGGCCGCGCCCTCATCACGGCGCTGCTCGTGGCCTTCGCGCTCCTGTTCCTCTACCCGTTCGCATGGCTGCTCGCCGCGAGCCTCAAGCCGCGCGGCGAGGTCTTCGACAACGCGCTCTGGCCGCGCACCTTCACGCCGCAGAACTACGTGGAGGTGTGGGAGCAGCTGCCGCTCCTCGGCTGGATGGGCAACAGCCTCGCGATCGCGCTGCTGTCGGCCGCGCTCGTGTCGATCTCGAGCGCGCTCGTGGCGTTCGGCTTCGCGTACTTCCGGTTCCCGGGCAGGCGGATCCTGTTCGGCCTGGTGCTCGCGACGATGATGCTGCCGGGCGCCGTGACGATGGTGCCGCAGTTCCTCATCTGGAAGAACCTCGGGCTCATCGGCACGTGGATCCCGCTGTTCGGCATGAACCTGTTCGGCTCGGCGTTCTACATCTTCCTGCAGCGCCAGTTCTTCCTCGGGCTGCCGCGGGAGCTGTTCGAGGCGGCCCGGCTCGACGGCGCCAGCTACTTCGGGATGTTCCGCCGGATCGCGCTGCCCCTGTCGATCCCGTCGTTCGTCATCATCTTCATCTTCGAGTTCCAGGCCAGCTGGAACAACCTGCAGGCGTCGCTCATCTACCTGAACGCGGGCAGCGTCGAGGGCTTCACGGTGCCGCTCGGGCTCTCCTACGCGATGACCGCGTTCAGCCCGACGAACGGCGGGCAGGGCGACTACCAGCTCGTGATGGTCGCGGCGCTCCTCGTGACTCTCCCGATGCTGCTGCTCTTCGCGTTCGGGCAGCGCTACTTCGTCGAGGGCATCGCGACGCAGGGGCGCAAGGGCTGATCCGCCCGGCCCGCGCCGCCCGGGCTCAGTGCCCGGTGTCGACGACCTTGAGGCCGACGACGCAGCCGACGAGGCCGAGCAGCAGCAGGACCTTCACGACGCTCGCGGGCTCCTCGCCGGTGACGATCGCGTAGGTCACGGTGAGCGCCGCGCCGATGCCGACCCACACGGCGTAGGCGGTGCCCGTGCTGATCTCGCGCATCGCGTACGCGAGGCCGACCATGCTCAGCACGACGGCGATGCCGAAGACGATCGACGGCCCGAGCTTCGTGAACCCGGCGGACTTCCCGAGGGCGGTGGCCCAGACGGCCTCGAGCACCCCGGACACGATGAGGACGATCCACGACATGGCTTCTTCTCCCGGCCAGTCTTGTCGCGTTCCGGGTACTGATCCCTCGTCCGGGAGCGCGGATGGGCGCCCGGCTCCCACGGTAGCCGGGCGCCCTGGTCACGCCATGTGCACGTCAGCGCCGGATCAGCGCGCCGCCTGCTCGTAGGCCCGCATGGCCGCCGTCTGAGCGTCGGCGAGCGCCTGCTCGGGGGTCTTGTCGCCGAGGAGCGTCGAGGCGACCGCGTTCTGCAGCTCGCTCTGGATCTGCTGCCCCGCCGGCGATCCGCCGATCGAGCGGCCCTCCGCCACCACGTCGTAGAAGGTCGCGATGGCCTGGTCGATCCCGTCGTCGCCGCTCGGGACGACGTGGGCGTCGCGGATGGCCTGGTCGGCGGCAGGGGATCCCGTGAACAGGCCCGTGTTGATGCCGCCGTTCTCCGTCACGGTCGCGGCGCGCACGTCGCCCGCGGCCTCCCACGACTCCTGGCTCGTGAGGTCGAGCATCCAGGCGCACGCGGCGTCCTTGTTCTCCGCCCCGGCGGGGATCACGAACGCGGATCCGCCGGCCACCGCGAACGGCTCGCCGTCGCTGTCGCGGAAGGGCACGGCCGAGATGTCGATGTCGTCGCGGTAGGGCGCGACCACGTTGAGGTACCACTGGGCGTCGATCTGCGCGCCGACCTGGTCCTTCACGAACTGGTTGCCGTCGCCGAAGGTGTCGAACGCGTCGCTGAAGCTCTTGCCCTTCGCGTAGCCGCCCTGCGCGTCGGACAGCTGCTTCAGGAACTCGAGACCCGGGAGGTTCGCGTCGTCGTCGAGCGTGGGCTTGCCGTCCGCGTCGACGAGCTGGCCGCCGAAGCCGAGCATCCAGAGCGCGGCCTGCGCGGTGGGCACGGCGTCGAGGCCGAGCACCGCGGGGTCGCCGCCCGACTCGCGGTAGACCTTCCCGACGGCGTCGAGCAGCTGGTCGGGCTCCGAGGTGTCGAACTGGTCGCCCGAGACGCCGGCCGCGGAGAGCACGCGCTCGTTGAGGAGGATCGCCGGCGGCTGGAAGAACTGCGGCACCGCCCAGATCGCACCGTCGTAGCGGATGTCGTTCGTGACGGACTCGTAGAAGCGCTCCGCGGGATCCACGTCGTGGGCCGAGTAGCACTGGTCGAGCGGCAGGATGAGGTCCTGCGCCGCATAGGTCGCCACGAACTGGCGGTCCATCTGCACGACGTCGGGCGTCTGGCCGCTCGCGACGCGGGTCGTGAACTTCTGCGCGTCGAACGCGGTGGAGTCGAGGTCGATGGTCACGTCGGAGAGCGCGTCGGCCGCGTGCGCGAGGCGGGCCTCGCCCACGTCGTCGGCGCCGTCGAAGGCCCAGGCCTTCAGGGTGCCGGTGGCCTCCGTGGTGAAGGAGGCGTCGGCCGCGCCGGAGCCGCCGGATCCGCATCCCGCGAGCAGCGTGGCCGTGACGGCCGCCGCGATGACGGCGAGCGTCCTGCGAGTCCTGGTCATGCGGGTACCTCCGAGAGCACGGCGGGCCCCGTCGCCCGCTCCTCGAACGTACGCCGGTTCCCCGCCCGCGATCCGGGCTCGGCCGCGTCAGGACAGGAGCAGATCCACCATCGCGT
This window encodes:
- a CDS encoding carbohydrate ABC transporter permease, translated to MAVTDRTPDAAATPDAVPAATGDPRLAAALTPLPSRDPSPGGRDPDRVRRVRSRIGRALITALLVAFALLFLYPFAWLLAASLKPRGEVFDNALWPRTFTPQNYVEVWEQLPLLGWMGNSLAIALLSAALVSISSALVAFGFAYFRFPGRRILFGLVLATMMLPGAVTMVPQFLIWKNLGLIGTWIPLFGMNLFGSAFYIFLQRQFFLGLPRELFEAARLDGASYFGMFRRIALPLSIPSFVIIFIFEFQASWNNLQASLIYLNAGSVEGFTVPLGLSYAMTAFSPTNGGQGDYQLVMVAALLVTLPMLLLFAFGQRYFVEGIATQGRKG
- a CDS encoding ABC transporter substrate-binding protein, with product MTRTRRTLAVIAAAVTATLLAGCGSGGSGAADASFTTEATGTLKAWAFDGADDVGEARLAHAADALSDVTIDLDSTAFDAQKFTTRVASGQTPDVVQMDRQFVATYAAQDLILPLDQCYSAHDVDPAERFYESVTNDIRYDGAIWAVPQFFQPPAILLNERVLSAAGVSGDQFDTSEPDQLLDAVGKVYRESGGDPAVLGLDAVPTAQAALWMLGFGGQLVDADGKPTLDDDANLPGLEFLKQLSDAQGGYAKGKSFSDAFDTFGDGNQFVKDQVGAQIDAQWYLNVVAPYRDDIDISAVPFRDSDGEPFAVAGGSAFVIPAGAENKDAACAWMLDLTSQESWEAAGDVRAATVTENGGINTGLFTGSPAADQAIRDAHVVPSGDDGIDQAIATFYDVVAEGRSIGGSPAGQQIQSELQNAVASTLLGDKTPEQALADAQTAAMRAYEQAAR
- a CDS encoding carbohydrate ABC transporter permease — translated: MTTTSRPARSPSADRPPRPRRSRMARREAVAGYLFISPWIIGFLVFTLGAMAYSLVVSFSDYNLATDVATPVGTENYERLFSDPRVALSLGNTLFYAILAVPFEVCLALLLAILLARLGRGAGIFRTLYYLPKMTPTVATASVFLLLLNGNTGAVNQGLEAIGIDGPQWLIDPAWVKPSIVLMTLWGVSGTMVIFLAALKDVPRELYEVSALDGAGPVRQFFAITVPMISGAIFFNVVVLTIAALQVFDQAYLLFWRDQTNASPDSSLFYGVYLFQQAFRSFDFGFAAAMAWLLFVIVLVITLVQVKLSNRVVYYEGDR
- a CDS encoding GNAT family N-acetyltransferase — protein: MIPIAVEIPARDELLDLYGSVGWSVYARDPERLERALAGSALVATARDAGGLLVGLVRTVGDGVSICYVQDLLVRPDVQRAGIGRALLEHVRASQPAGVLLVLTTDAGGTEDGDRSHPFYRALGFTPHAEQGLAAFSLRV
- a CDS encoding histidine phosphatase family protein translates to MQISPATPARLLLTRHAQTPWNREYRYNSRTDVDVGDDAAEQLAPLADRLRGEGVERILVSTLARARSTARILQEQGVAPGVVPEPRAELVELDFGGFEGITRDELRGPVHGPAFAAWLTGDDGEPAAPGGGETWAAAAVRARAVLEDVAADPRTTLVVAHGYLLRVLYLTALGRSPALTRSLVWANGQLIELERDGSGWRERGTPAG
- a CDS encoding ice-binding family protein; protein product: MHQSRHACTSSSRRSRSGSLAVASLAVAAVAASGLGAALLAPASAFAATATVGLGTAASYSVLAGQGVTNTGPTTLSADLGTSPAASVTGFPPGVVGGATHAADAAAGQAQSDLTTAYDDAAGRPTTAAVPADLVGSTLTPGVYTAAGPLANTGTVTLDAQGDPSAVFVIQAPSSLTTGSGSRVSLVNGAQACNVFWQVSSSASLGTGSGFAGTILALTSVSVGTGATVDGRALARNGSVTLDDDAFTSSTCGTTTSPIGSGSTPVVTPTPAPSSTPAPSPTPGGGSTGGGTDGGTGGGTGGSTGGSTPTPSPTPTSGVPTSTTPPGDVPPPAGHLPRTGGDGARLALELGLGAAALAAGIVAVIAVRVRRRRH
- a CDS encoding DMT family transporter, with product MSWIVLIVSGVLEAVWATALGKSAGFTKLGPSIVFGIAVVLSMVGLAYAMREISTGTAYAVWVGIGAALTVTYAIVTGEEPASVVKVLLLLGLVGCVVGLKVVDTGH